From the genome of Sulfitobacter sp. DSM 110093, one region includes:
- a CDS encoding nuclear transport factor 2 family protein, which translates to MNRRTLLKTSLGASLAIILGQHAGAQTMDEQTQASFDTVMAFMGAMGSGDMEAMGKLMADDMVWHNEGDASLPWIGGAEGKQNVFAFLSVFSENFQTTEWENTDAFASGDTVAVFGKMNGITTHSGKEIGDFTFALRAKVKDGQVALWHWFEDSFAVSRAYHG; encoded by the coding sequence ATGAACCGCAGAACACTACTGAAAACCTCGCTGGGTGCATCGCTCGCGATCATCCTTGGGCAACATGCAGGAGCACAGACAATGGACGAACAGACACAAGCCAGCTTTGATACCGTGATGGCCTTTATGGGCGCTATGGGATCGGGCGATATGGAGGCAATGGGCAAGTTGATGGCCGACGACATGGTTTGGCACAACGAGGGCGATGCTAGCCTGCCTTGGATCGGCGGCGCGGAGGGCAAACAGAACGTCTTTGCGTTCCTCAGTGTGTTCTCCGAGAACTTCCAGACCACCGAATGGGAAAACACCGATGCTTTTGCTTCGGGCGACACCGTTGCCGTCTTTGGTAAGATGAACGGTATCACCACCCATTCGGGCAAAGAGATCGGCGATTTCACCTTTGCCCTACGCGCCAAGGTGAAAGACGGGCAGGTCGCGCTCTGGCATTGGTTCGAGGACAGCTTTGCCGTGAGCCGTGCTTATCACGGCTAA
- a CDS encoding DUF2218 domain-containing protein has protein sequence MNASTFFITPNAERYLGTLCKHFGHKVPVTHKPGSGRIKLPFGQCDLRADETGLHLSVAAPDQQKLDKAAEVITSHLDRFAFRENPKLDWQVAAA, from the coding sequence ATGAACGCGAGCACATTTTTCATCACACCGAACGCGGAACGCTATCTGGGTACACTGTGCAAACATTTCGGCCACAAAGTCCCGGTCACACATAAGCCCGGCTCCGGGCGGATCAAATTGCCCTTCGGGCAATGTGACCTTCGTGCTGATGAGACCGGTTTGCACCTGAGCGTCGCAGCACCGGATCAGCAGAAACTGGATAAAGCTGCTGAAGTTATCACCAGCCATTTGGACCGCTTCGCTTTTCGCGAAAATCCGAAACTGGATTGGCAAGTCGCAGCGGCGTGA